ATTCTTTTTGTGGTTTTTGAACATGTAAACACACGCTGAACCTCTTTAACAATAATTTTTTTAACTTCTCAGAGAAGAGCACTTGGACTTCTTGCAACAAAATTTTTAGACTTTGCCTTTTTACTCTTTTTCTCATATGAAACACACACCATGCACTACGTGAACTTCTCGCTGTTATCACTTTGAACTTCTCTCTGTTTCACTTTAGTAACGGTAAAAATATGAGTTTTTTTTATAGACATTGAACCGCTTTAACTTttttatttgaaattttttgtgTGTTTTTAGATATGTGAAAAATTGAAGTTCTTGATTTTATTTCTTTTAGTACCAAGAAAATGTGAGTTTTTTATAACTAGAAAACTTCTCTATTTTTATAATTTGGACTTCATTTTTTTAGTAACGGAAATATCCTTGCTTTGTAATAAGTATTGAACCGGGTCGTTATTTAAATATGAACTTCTAGAGTTTTTTTGTTTAGAAACGGTGAAAATCCTTTTTAATGATTTTTGAACCCCTCTATTTTTAGAATTTGAACTTGTTGTTTTTTATGTAGAAACGGTGAAATATCCACTTCAATGTGCCATGTTATCTTTTGAACTTCCGAGTTATTTTTTTTTTGACCTTCTTATGATGTTCCCATCACCAGATTCGGATTTTCTAATTTTTATACATTGAACTATTGTGTGATTTaattttgaacttcttgtttccatTCTTTCATAACGAACAAAATTTGAGTTCTCTATAATCATCGAAATGCTCCATCTTTTTAATTTGGACTTCTTGGTTTTATTTCTTTTGGAAGCGAAAACAATTATTTTTCTATTAAACATCGAACCGCTCCGCCGTTTTTAGTTGAACTTCTAGATTTTTGTGACAAACGGGGGAAATATATTTCATTATTTTTCTAAAGTGCTCTATTGTTTTAATTTGACCTTGCTTGTGTTTTTTAAACGTGAAAATATGTTATTTGTTACATATTTTAAGATTCTTCGTTATTTTTAATTATGAATTTTTGGGTTATTGTTTCCAGTAACGGGAAAATCCTATACACCCATAACACTTTCTTTGAATTCTATAATTTACTAAATTTGAACTTCAACAGTTTACACTATTCTAGGTGATGCTTGTTTTCTTCTTTGGTGATTCTTGTTTGTCCGTAAAAATTCCACTTTTTTTATGCTAACTTTGAAGGAGTGTAAGTGTGGACCTTATTTGTGCTACTCATTCGAACTTCACTAGTGTATTTTTACTTTCTATGTTAATTGTTGATAAAAGTTTTTAGTTGACGTTTTTAGTGTGTTTGACCTTCCATGCTTTTCACACATGAACTTCAACTAATTTTCATTTTTTAGTAGTGTCCTAATTTTTCAAATTTCCTATTTCTAGTCTCCAAGCGAACAATTCTAAAGTTAAATGTCATCTTAAACCTGTTTTTCCTAAATGCGTGGACCTCTCAACAACGGTTGGGTCGTTGAGCGTGGgaagttttttttttcaaaactttgtgtgtgtgtgcgtgcgtgtgacTAGTTGGGTTTTGTAGTGACACCGTAAAATCAGCACACATCACTCATCAACAAAAGAAAACTTTATGTTGCGCACAGTTCTTATAGAATCCAAGTAGCACTAGCACTACGAAGTGACACTTTGAATCATTATCTCAAATTCTCAACGGTCAGCACGCAATAACAAAAGGACATGCAAGAACGGGCAAACCATAGAGTACAATGTATGCACTTTCCAAACTAATAGTAATTTTTTATACAGAAGTTGTGCATTTTTTTTTACACCAGACCTTTTGGTCTTTATCTCTATGTCTTATCTCCTAGAAGTAACCACCACTATACGATTTATTCCTTGTCTTTTCTTCTCCGTGTAGCTGGTCTCTACTTATGCATATGAAGCTAGCAAGTGGACGGAGCAGCCTCAGCTAGAGAAGTACAGGTTCAAGTTCAGTTTTGGGTTCAAGCCGGATTAGCTCTCAAGTAGGAGTAGTCAGAAGAAGCGGACAAAACTTTTAGCACAAAAATATAAAAGCGAGCTACCAAAAATAATACACATGTTTGTAGCAGTAGTAGCATTCGGCCAAGTACATTACGAGCCACCCCAAAGTATTCGCAGCTCGGCGCCCATGCCTGCGGCCTGCAGGCTCCAGCTAACCTTCTGCTCGTCGCATTGCATCGCCACCGCTCAGTCATTACTCCTTCTCTTCTTTTTCTTGCTGGTAGGCACAACCAAATTACATAGTTGCAATTAAAAAAAGTTCAGATGGGGGAAAGGCCGCAACCTACTTTTAAATGGTGCTGCTTGCACTAGATTAAGTGACCGTCAGTTAGCCAACAACTGGAACTGCAGATTCTGCCACTAGTAGGGGAATTTGCTCGAGCACTTTGCTCGACAGGTACGCGGCGGCAGTTGGCCGGCGGTGGGGAAGGAGTCTGCGTAGTGGCGCACAAACTTTGGGGAGGGGAGGTGCTGTGGCATGATCCCTGCAGTACAGCGAGGTGTGGCTCAGCGGCAGGGCCTCTCGGGGGAGCTCGGGGAAGAGGGGAAGCGCGGGCGACGGAGTGGTTCGGTCTGCGGCGGCATGTAGGGGTCCCTGCGGCGCACGAGGGAGCTAAGGTCCCAGCGGTGATGGAGCAGGCGAGCCAGGACCTCGGCGCGCTCGGGATCCAGGGCCCTGCGGCAGCGCACGGGTATCAAAGGCCCGGCGAACAGCACGCGGGGTTCCGGGGCCCTGCGGTGGCTGGATCCAAGGGTGGCGGCGGGAAGAGGCTCGCCGGCCATGCCGGAGGAGGTCCCCCGGTCGTGCGGAAGGAGGCGCACCGGCCATTGGGGAGGAGGGTAGGTGGCCGCGCCGGAGGTGGCGCGCGGGCCGCGGGGGAGGAAGGGCGCCGACTGCACGGGAGGATGCGCTCTGGCCGCGGGTGTGGTGGCGCCGGCCGTGGAGGTGGGCGTCGGCCGCGCGGTAGGTGTGGCGGCGATTTGGGAGAGGATGTCGGGAAGGGAAGGCCGGGATATGGGATGTATAGCTGGCCAAACGGGCCGTGCTAACTGGGCCGGCCCGGTAGCACGCAGGAACGGCACGGCCCAGGCACGGCACGGCCCGAGCTAAATGGGCTAGGCCCGGCACGCAGCACGCCATGGGCCATGCCTGGGCCTGGAGGCTGGGCATGCAGGCGGGCACGGCACGGCCCGTTTaatttttttttcagattttatatatatatatgaccagggCCGGCTCTATGATTTCGAAGGCCCCGGTGCGAACCCGACTAGTGGGCCCAATAGAGAGAAAAATCCAATTTGATACATGAAAATATAAAATTGCTATAAAATCATAAAACTAATATATTTTTACTAGAATCAAGCATATGTTATTTTCCCTGTCTTTGTTCCAAACCAAGTATCATGGAAGTTACAACGCAGAAAAAACATATTGAAATAGCATGCTAACCTCCAGTGATCATGTGAAACGAGACTTTCGTGCATTTTTTGATGCAAAATCATCAATGAGAGTGTCAAGATCAATACTATCCAGCATATTCTTCTCAATGCAGCACATGGCCAATCCATTCAATCTTTCTTGAGACATCGTTGACCTCAAATAATTTTTCAATAGTTTCAATTTTGTGAAACTCCTTTCAGCTGATGCAACAGTCACAGGTACGGTCAAAAGGATACGATAATCAATTGAGACATTTAGATAACAATCCGCATCTCTAACAAACTCAAATATCTGATCCGCTGACATGAATGTGTTTGGCAATGTCATCTGCAGTACTTTTAGTTCAGAAACGAAATCATCTAGATCGACATCTGCTGACTTACCATGAGTGAATTTGTTGACAAAATTAGTGCAACATCTTCTTAGATCATTATCACCCAAGGACTTCAACTCTTTCGAGTTGAACAAGAAACCAAATATGCTCCCAAATGTCTTCAGTTCCTCAAATCTAGTAGTTAGGGAAGCAATTGCAACATCAATCATCACCAAAAAGTATTTAACTCTAAATGATTCCACCTCACTTGCTTGCGTTTCTTCATTCTGGTTATTTTCGTCATTGCCACTAATTTCATCAAACTGTCTTTTTCTAGTAATACGTCTCTTGACAGGAAACAAAGGTTGTACACCCATGTCAATTGCAATAGATCTCGCAATATCCAGACTAGTTGCAAAGCCGTCATTTCTGTACTTCTTAAAATATGAGATGGCACCTTCAATCTGTTTAAGAGTAACATCAATGCACACAAACTTAGACTGCAACTTCTTACTCACCATGTTTACAGTGAACAAAATGTCATGCCAAATGACCATGCCAAGTAAAAATTCAAATTTCTCAAGTGTGCTAGCCAAAGATTTTGCGTCGCTCTTAGTCTTGGCGTCATCGGTAGAAGTTCTCTTCAATTCCAGTAATGCTTTTCTTAACTCGGGTGCTTGATATCTGATAGCCTGAACACTCTTTATTCGACTCTCCCATCGAGTGTTACACAAAGACTTAACTGTCATTTTTGGAACATGATCAAGCAATAGCTGCCATCTTTTAGTAGAGCTTGAAAACAATATATAAATTCTTTGCACAACACCAAAGAAGGTAACAGCTTTACCGCAAGATTTTGCCATATCACTAAGAGTAAGGTTCAGGCTATGACAAGCGCATGGCATGAATAATGCTCTTGGATTAGTTTCAAGTAGTCTGCTCTGTACCCCTTGGTGTTTTCCTTTCATGTTCGAACCATTGTCATACCCTTGTCCACGAACATCTTTAACATCCAAACCAACAGATTTAAGTGAATCTATTAACACGTTATAAAGTCCAAGTCCGGATGTATCATCCACCTTCAAGAACTCCAGAAAAAACTCCTCTATTTTTGTAGTAGTACTTGACATGTTTACGCACCTCACAATTAGAGTCATTTGTTCTTGATGGCTCACGTCAGGTGTACAGTCCAAGATGACAGAGAAATACCTTGCATCCTTAATTATCCTCAACAGAGAATATTTAACAGTGCGACCAAGAAGGGAAATTAACTCATTCTGAATATTATGGccatgataatgatgatggattTCACTATTCTTAATGCGCCGAAGATGCTCTTGCATTACAGGATCAAATTCTGCCATCATTTCAATTACTCCCAAAAAAATTTCGTTGTTATCTTGATATAATTTCTCATTCGATCCTCGAGAAGCCAGACTATGTTTAGCAAGAAATTTCACAGCAGCAACAATTCTAATTAAAACAAGTCTCCATCGCTCCTTCTCCCTTGCAATCTCTTGTTGCATGTCTTTATCAATTGTTTCCTTCTTACTTAGCCTCAGCCTTACCTCATTCCAAGTATTCATGTTAGTGATATGCTCAACACTATTCTCATGCAATTTGAGCTTCTCACTAAGATGTCTCCAATCCTTCAATCCCTCGGATGCTAGCAGACTTTTGCTTTTTCCAGATTTAAACAATTTGCAACAAAAGCAGTAGACTTTATTCACGTGTTTAGAGTACACTAACCACTTCCGATCACTGAACTCGCCATTCCTTAACTTTCTTGTGTAGTAATCATATGAAAAATGCCTGCCACTAATTTCATCTTCGGGAAACACAAGATTGTATTCCCTTATAGGTCCTTTTTCAATGAGAATATCTCTTGATTTATTGTCAAGAATATTCCAAGTTCTAGGATCATATATATCAAAAGAAGAACCCAGCTCATCTGCATTTCCAAGATTCTCATGGTCACTAAAATTTTCCGTGTGCTGATCGGCATCATTTTCCGCAGCATTATTTTTCTCGACATGATTTTCCTCAACAACATTCTTAGTATCATCAGGTTTTTCTTCACCATTTGTGATATATAATTGCTCTGAATTTGTAGCAGCACCAGTCCTCAAGACAAACATATCCATAGCGCCTTCTTGATATTTAATCAACTTGTCTACTCTTTTCTTGTTGTTTCTTTTCTCACAGCCAGATAGATGTTTTTGGGGTAACATGATTATGCTGCAAGTGAGAGACACGAATACAGTATCAGAGATTGAAGATGTTATGTTTTTAGATGAGAAGTTTCAGAATTGAGACCACCGGAAAATATTCGCCTATAGATTAGGATTTATGAATAGATTGATCTGAGAATTATTACCTTCTGAATGATGATCTTGATCAGTTGATCTCTTCCCCGAATTCTTGCCGATTTGATCCCCAAACTCAGCTCCAGGTTCGGTGCGGTGCGCTGGTGTCGGCGTCAGGCGGCGTGCTGCTGTGTCGATGCGTCTCCGTCTCCTGTGT
This sequence is a window from Aegilops tauschii subsp. strangulata cultivar AL8/78 chromosome 7, Aet v6.0, whole genome shotgun sequence. Protein-coding genes within it:
- the LOC109742233 gene encoding uncharacterized protein, which codes for MLPQKHLSGCEKRNNKKRVDKLIKYQEGAMDMFVLRTGAATNSEQLYITNGEEKPDDTKNVVEENHVEKNNAAENDADQHTENFSDHENLGNADELGSSFDIYDPRTWNILDNKSRDILIEKGPIREYNLVFPEDEISGRHFSYDYYTRKLRNGEFSDRKWLVYSKHVNKVYCFCCKLFKSGKSKSLLASEGLKDWRHLSEKLKLHENSVEHITNMNTWNEVRLRLSKKETIDKDMQQEIAREKERWRLVLIRIVAAVKFLAKHSLASRGSNEKLYQDNNEIFLGVIEMMAEFDPVMQEHLRRIKNSEIHHHYHGHNIQNELISLLGRTVKYSLLRIIKDARYFSVILDCTPDVSHQEQMTLIVRCVNMSSTTTKIEEFFLEFLKVDDTSGLGLYNVLIDSLKSVGLDVKDVRGQGYDNGSNMKGKHQGVQSRLLETNPRALFMPCACHSLNLTLSDMAKSCGKAVTFFGVVQRIYILFSSSTKRWQLLLDHVPKMTVKSLCNTRWESRIKSVQAIRYQAPELRKALLELKRTSTDDAKTKSDAKSLASTLEKFEFLLGMVIWHDILFTVNMVSKKLQSKFVCIDVTLKQIEGAISYFKKYRNDGFATSLDIARSIAIDMGVQPLFPVKRRITRKRQFDEISGNDENNQNEETQASEVESFRVKYFLVMIDVAIASLTTRFEELKTFGSIFGFLFNSKELKSLGDNDLRRCCTNFVNKFTHGKSADVDLDDFVSELKVLQMTLPNTFMSADQIFEFVRDADCYLNVSIDYRILLTVPVTVASAERSFTKLKLLKNYLRSTMSQERLNGLAMCCIEKNMLDSIDLDTLIDDFASKNARKSRFT